A DNA window from Selenomonas sp. oral taxon 126 contains the following coding sequences:
- the uvrB gene encoding excinuclease ABC subunit UvrB codes for MAMVPKLNTTIFEGEIPFKVAAPFEPMGDQPQAIADLAGGIENGMTAQVLLGATGTGKTYTMAKVIERVQRPTLVIAHNKTLAAQLASEFKSFFPDNYVGYFVSYYDYYQPEAYIAQTDTYIEKDASINDEIDELRHSATCSLFERRDVIIVASVSCIYGLGSPESYHEMVLSVHKGQTIPREAILQKLVSIRYERNDIAFERGRFRVRGDVVEIFPAGYNNRGVRIEMFGDEVERIIEFDVMTGDVYGERLHSMVFPASHYVTEDEDMKIAMADIRTELAERLDELKGAGKLLEAQRLEQRTNYDLEMIEEMGYCSGIENYSRHLTHRKAGDTPYTLLDYFPEDFLIMIDESHVTLPQIHAMYGGDRSRKISLVDNGFRLPSAFDNRPLTFEEFAARVNQIVYVSATPGKYEIQQAQQVAQQIIRPTGLLDPVVEVRPLDGQIDDLLSEIRLRIERNERVLVTTLTKRMAENLTEYLREAGVKVRYLHSDIATIERAEIIHDLRAGEFDVLVGINLLREGLDMPEVSLIAILDADKEGFLRSDTALIQTIGRAARNAGGHVIMYGDVVTGSMQRAIDETERRRTIQSEYNEAHGITPKTIEKPIVPLIEMTLVAAEEKSPYGKKDAKGKKKLGKKERENLVKSLLREMQQASRALEFERAAELRDMIVELEGELPKKKK; via the coding sequence ATGGCGATGGTTCCAAAGCTCAATACGACAATATTCGAGGGAGAGATTCCGTTCAAGGTGGCGGCGCCGTTCGAGCCGATGGGGGATCAGCCGCAGGCGATTGCCGATCTCGCGGGCGGGATCGAGAACGGCATGACGGCACAGGTGCTGCTCGGCGCGACGGGCACGGGCAAGACCTACACGATGGCAAAGGTCATCGAGCGTGTGCAGCGTCCGACCCTCGTCATCGCGCACAACAAGACGCTCGCGGCGCAGCTGGCGAGCGAGTTCAAGTCCTTCTTTCCGGACAACTACGTCGGCTACTTTGTCAGCTACTACGACTACTACCAGCCCGAGGCGTACATTGCGCAGACGGACACCTACATCGAGAAGGATGCGTCGATCAACGACGAGATCGACGAGCTGCGCCACTCCGCGACCTGCTCGCTGTTCGAGCGGCGCGATGTCATTATCGTTGCGAGCGTGTCCTGCATCTATGGTCTCGGCTCGCCCGAGAGCTATCATGAGATGGTGCTCTCCGTGCACAAGGGGCAGACGATTCCGCGTGAGGCGATCCTGCAAAAGCTCGTCTCCATCCGCTACGAGCGCAACGACATCGCGTTCGAGCGCGGGCGTTTCCGCGTGCGCGGCGACGTTGTGGAGATCTTTCCCGCGGGCTACAACAACCGCGGCGTGCGCATCGAGATGTTCGGCGACGAGGTGGAGCGCATCATCGAGTTCGATGTCATGACGGGCGATGTCTACGGCGAGCGCCTGCACTCGATGGTCTTTCCTGCGTCCCACTACGTCACCGAGGACGAGGATATGAAGATCGCGATGGCGGACATCCGTACGGAGCTTGCGGAGCGTTTGGACGAGCTCAAGGGCGCGGGCAAACTCCTCGAAGCGCAGCGGCTCGAACAACGCACGAACTACGACCTTGAGATGATCGAGGAGATGGGCTACTGCTCGGGCATTGAGAACTACTCGCGCCATCTGACGCATAGGAAGGCAGGGGATACGCCGTATACACTGCTCGACTACTTCCCCGAGGACTTCCTCATCATGATCGACGAGTCGCACGTCACACTGCCGCAGATTCACGCGATGTACGGCGGCGACCGCAGCCGCAAGATCTCGCTCGTGGATAATGGCTTCCGCCTGCCGTCCGCATTTGACAATCGCCCGCTGACGTTCGAGGAGTTCGCCGCGCGCGTCAACCAGATCGTCTACGTCTCGGCGACCCCCGGCAAGTACGAAATACAGCAGGCGCAGCAGGTCGCGCAGCAGATCATACGCCCGACGGGGCTGCTCGACCCCGTGGTGGAGGTGCGCCCGCTCGACGGGCAGATCGACGACCTCCTCTCGGAGATTCGCCTGCGCATCGAGCGCAACGAACGCGTCCTCGTCACAACACTCACAAAGCGCATGGCGGAGAACCTCACCGAGTACCTGCGCGAGGCGGGCGTCAAGGTACGCTACCTCCACTCGGACATTGCGACCATCGAGCGCGCGGAGATCATCCACGACCTGCGTGCGGGCGAGTTCGATGTACTCGTCGGCATCAATCTCCTGCGCGAGGGTCTGGATATGCCCGAGGTCTCGCTCATCGCCATCCTCGACGCGGACAAGGAGGGCTTCCTGCGCTCGGACACGGCACTCATCCAGACCATTGGGCGCGCCGCGCGCAACGCGGGCGGGCACGTCATCATGTATGGCGATGTCGTCACGGGCTCGATGCAGCGTGCAATCGACGAGACGGAGCGCCGCCGCACGATACAAAGCGAATACAACGAGGCGCACGGCATCACGCCCAAGACGATCGAGAAACCCATCGTGCCGCTGATCGAAATGACCCTTGTCGCCGCCGAGGAGAAATCGCCCTACGGCAAAAAGGACGCAAAGGGCAAGAAGAAGCTCGGCAAGAAGGAGCGCGAGAACCTCGTCAAGAGCCTCCTGCGCGAGATGCAGCAGGCATCGCGCGCCCTCGAATTCGAGCGCGCGGCAGAACTGCGCGATATGATTGTGGAACTCGAAGGCGAGCTGCCGAAGAAGAAAAAATAG
- a CDS encoding amino acid permease produces MGESTMKRKLKHRHLQFISLGGVIGSGYFLGTGYVLEQAGPAAMISYLLGGLIVLAVMLCLAELAVEKPLSGSFVVYARENISATWACGVGWSYWVTWVSYVPSEMIAAGIIMNGFFPEIGTIWWAVFFGLIVTILNLFRVDKFGESEFWLSLFKVTALVAFSVVALLICLGLVGEEGYIGTRILLGSGGFAPHGYWAIVLTMVIILVNFQGTEIIGLAAGETADPARSIPTAVRNVTWRIIALYIVPITLLISILPWDHASLSESVFAAALSEHGFSHLAALFSFVVLTAAISCSNSGLYGAARTVHALATMGMAPRVLEGLSAKGVPSRAIYASIVFCWGVIAIYAMNPHAELYTYLLALSGFSGAVAWISICWSQYRRRRRLEAQGQVDLLRYRMPFFPYVTLFGIWAQIFCLAFMIFMPELRSALYLGVPMLVVPMILYRFLRRR; encoded by the coding sequence ATGGGCGAATCGACAATGAAACGGAAACTGAAGCACAGACATCTTCAGTTCATCTCTCTCGGCGGGGTCATCGGGAGTGGATACTTCCTCGGAACGGGCTATGTGCTCGAGCAGGCGGGACCCGCTGCCATGATCTCCTATCTTCTCGGAGGGCTCATCGTCCTCGCGGTCATGCTTTGCCTCGCGGAGCTCGCGGTGGAAAAGCCGCTCTCGGGCTCCTTCGTCGTCTACGCGCGCGAGAATATCTCCGCGACGTGGGCGTGCGGCGTCGGCTGGTCGTACTGGGTGACATGGGTCTCCTATGTGCCCTCGGAGATGATTGCTGCCGGCATCATCATGAATGGCTTCTTCCCCGAGATTGGAACAATCTGGTGGGCGGTGTTCTTCGGTCTCATCGTCACCATCCTCAATCTGTTTCGTGTCGATAAATTCGGAGAGAGCGAGTTCTGGCTCTCCCTCTTCAAGGTGACTGCGCTCGTTGCGTTCAGCGTGGTCGCCCTCCTCATCTGCCTCGGGCTCGTCGGTGAGGAGGGCTATATCGGGACGCGCATCCTCCTCGGCAGCGGCGGCTTCGCCCCGCACGGTTATTGGGCCATTGTGCTCACGATGGTCATTATCCTCGTCAACTTCCAAGGAACCGAGATCATCGGCCTTGCAGCGGGGGAGACCGCCGACCCCGCGCGCAGCATCCCGACGGCGGTGCGCAATGTGACGTGGCGGATCATTGCCCTCTACATCGTGCCGATCACCCTTCTCATCTCGATTCTGCCGTGGGATCACGCCTCGCTCAGTGAGAGCGTCTTTGCGGCCGCGCTCTCCGAGCACGGATTCTCGCATCTCGCGGCTCTCTTCTCGTTTGTCGTGCTCACGGCGGCGATCTCCTGCTCGAACTCGGGGCTCTATGGTGCGGCGCGGACGGTGCACGCGCTCGCGACGATGGGCATGGCACCGCGCGTACTCGAGGGACTGAGTGCAAAGGGGGTGCCTTCACGTGCCATCTACGCCTCGATTGTGTTCTGCTGGGGCGTCATCGCAATCTATGCGATGAATCCTCACGCTGAACTCTATACCTATCTGCTCGCGCTCTCGGGCTTCTCGGGTGCGGTGGCGTGGATCTCGATCTGCTGGAGTCAGTATCGGCGGCGGCGCAGGCTCGAGGCACAGGGACAGGTGGACCTCCTGCGCTATCGTATGCCGTTTTTCCCATACGTAACTCTCTTTGGCATCTGGGCACAGATATTCTGTCTCGCCTTCATGATCTTTATGCCGGAACTGCGTTCCGCACTCTATCTTGGCGTTCCGATGCTCGTCGTTCCAATGATTCTCTATAGATTCTTGCGGCGCAGATAG
- a CDS encoding sulfite exporter TauE/SafE family protein gives MEHYLSGVAAHMGPTLAIFFAAFIQSITGFGLVIIAAPLLMFFYEPKLTVPIMLLLACSGNAVQGFLMRKQANLPLVRWMYLGMLAGQPIGFFFFTYISNDALKVFINVVVLLSLLLMQISHRRIPECRRNTIITGMLSGFTAITTGMGGLPFLIYLAYSSMPPNVFRATCFVYFFLGNATSLISYLIGGFPLAPAWNEFIYLLPALALGIIAGRESMRFMPAALFRRLIFAMLYIASTYTIVSILIKSF, from the coding sequence TTGGAACACTATCTATCGGGCGTCGCCGCGCATATGGGGCCGACGCTTGCCATCTTCTTTGCGGCGTTCATTCAGTCCATCACGGGCTTCGGTCTCGTCATCATTGCCGCCCCCCTCCTCATGTTCTTCTACGAGCCGAAGCTCACCGTGCCGATCATGCTGCTGCTCGCGTGCAGCGGCAATGCCGTGCAGGGCTTTCTCATGCGAAAGCAGGCAAATCTCCCGCTCGTGCGATGGATGTATCTCGGCATGCTCGCAGGGCAGCCCATCGGCTTCTTTTTCTTCACCTACATCTCGAACGATGCGCTGAAGGTCTTTATCAACGTCGTCGTCCTCCTCAGCCTCCTCCTCATGCAGATCTCGCACCGCCGCATCCCCGAATGTCGGCGCAATACCATCATCACAGGGATGCTCTCGGGCTTCACGGCGATCACGACGGGCATGGGCGGCCTGCCCTTCCTCATCTACCTTGCCTACAGCTCGATGCCTCCCAATGTGTTCCGCGCGACCTGCTTCGTCTACTTCTTCCTCGGCAACGCAACCTCACTCATCAGCTACCTCATCGGCGGCTTTCCGCTCGCACCCGCATGGAACGAGTTCATCTACCTCCTGCCCGCGCTCGCCCTCGGCATCATCGCGGGACGCGAGAGCATGCGCTTTATGCCCGCCGCCCTCTTTCGACGACTGATCTTTGCCATGCTCTACATCGCATCGACCTATACCATCGTCTCAATTCTGATAAAATCATTCTGA
- a CDS encoding methyl-accepting chemotaxis protein: protein MLGLFGNQKEEEVSLADRIKAKPLAAPEAVHEDGPKARAPFAGLGTVGGGDMKSAYLSRSELTAERLRELYDVPGGPAIVLGFISADLAMDDVARAVQSASPPDVKLLLMTTCGELTHTPGTRSYYMEAGDGRAKVLLQVFSKRMIAETHMMTLPLHNEDMRRGEVTLTPAERVAHITADVRRENIPFPVRFDDTFAFVYVDGVSACESFVLRALYDAESLPCPYIGGSAGGALDFSHTYIYNGREVLENHAVVLVVKLAEDYRYSVFKTQAAEETGEHWSVIGSDTTFRTVDTVADRVGRPIALADVLMDHLHVSNISALTDVLAGYTFATRVGNQFYIRSLQKIDEETKRMHFFCDITAGEELYLLRRAKFIETLQADYAGFAKGKPAPIGAVMNDCILRRLTFAGDIDRADLFDGFPIAGYSALGEIAGMHINETLTAIFFYQLSGGSFYDGYMNRFPSVYALCQKSFLEHEICRMEIIGRLKDGIMREFNTYRGEMAGMSKAMARVGESAESISALIDKLSGGLGGQGDMTKELLERNAEITPKLERLTESTKKIEQVMNMITEISAQINLLALNAAIEAARAGEMGRGFAVVAGEVRKLSENTRERLEASDEAISQLLRDVQEIDNMLATNQAFEDQVENFEHGFDGRIEDLKKNLDSGLGAIRRSTDSVERMAALGLRLNERYDELEEVLRSIR from the coding sequence ATGCTCGGATTGTTTGGGAATCAAAAAGAGGAAGAGGTCTCGCTCGCGGATCGGATCAAGGCAAAGCCTCTGGCTGCACCGGAAGCGGTGCACGAGGATGGACCGAAGGCGCGTGCACCGTTTGCAGGCCTCGGCACGGTTGGGGGTGGCGACATGAAGTCCGCCTACCTCTCGCGCAGTGAGCTGACGGCGGAGCGTCTGCGCGAGCTGTACGATGTGCCGGGTGGTCCTGCGATTGTGCTTGGCTTTATCTCTGCGGATCTCGCGATGGATGATGTGGCACGCGCCGTGCAGTCGGCTTCGCCGCCCGATGTGAAGCTCCTGCTCATGACGACCTGCGGCGAGCTGACGCATACGCCCGGCACGCGTTCCTACTACATGGAGGCGGGCGACGGGCGTGCGAAGGTGCTCCTGCAGGTGTTCAGCAAGCGCATGATCGCCGAGACACATATGATGACCCTGCCCCTGCACAACGAGGATATGCGGCGCGGAGAGGTGACGCTCACCCCCGCCGAGCGTGTGGCACACATCACGGCTGATGTGCGCCGCGAGAATATCCCGTTCCCCGTGCGCTTCGATGATACCTTTGCCTTCGTCTACGTCGACGGTGTGAGCGCGTGCGAGTCCTTCGTCCTGCGGGCGCTCTACGACGCGGAGAGCTTGCCCTGCCCGTACATCGGCGGCAGTGCGGGCGGCGCGCTCGACTTCTCCCATACCTATATCTACAACGGCAGAGAGGTGCTCGAGAACCATGCCGTTGTACTTGTCGTCAAGCTTGCGGAGGACTATCGCTACTCCGTTTTTAAGACGCAGGCGGCGGAGGAGACGGGCGAGCATTGGTCGGTCATCGGTTCGGATACGACGTTCCGAACGGTGGACACCGTTGCGGATAGGGTCGGGCGTCCCATCGCGCTAGCCGACGTGCTGATGGATCATCTGCACGTATCCAACATTTCCGCGCTTACGGACGTGCTTGCGGGCTATACCTTTGCCACGCGTGTCGGCAACCAGTTCTACATCCGCTCCCTGCAAAAAATCGACGAAGAGACGAAGCGTATGCACTTCTTCTGCGACATTACAGCGGGGGAGGAGCTCTATCTCCTGCGCCGTGCCAAATTCATCGAGACGCTGCAGGCGGACTATGCAGGCTTCGCGAAGGGAAAGCCCGCCCCCATTGGCGCTGTCATGAACGACTGTATTCTGCGTCGTCTGACCTTTGCAGGTGACATTGACCGCGCTGATCTCTTCGACGGATTCCCCATTGCGGGCTACTCCGCACTTGGCGAGATTGCAGGCATGCACATCAACGAGACCCTGACGGCGATCTTCTTCTACCAGCTCTCGGGCGGCTCGTTCTATGACGGCTATATGAACCGTTTCCCGTCCGTCTATGCGCTCTGTCAGAAATCCTTCCTCGAGCATGAAATCTGCCGTATGGAGATCATCGGACGCCTCAAGGACGGCATCATGCGCGAATTCAACACCTATCGCGGCGAGATGGCCGGGATGTCCAAGGCGATGGCACGCGTTGGCGAGAGTGCGGAGAGCATTTCCGCACTTATTGACAAACTGAGCGGCGGGCTCGGCGGGCAGGGCGACATGACGAAGGAACTGCTCGAACGAAATGCGGAGATCACGCCGAAGCTCGAACGGCTCACGGAGAGTACGAAGAAGATCGAGCAGGTCATGAACATGATTACGGAGATCTCCGCGCAGATCAATCTCCTCGCGCTCAACGCAGCGATTGAGGCGGCGCGCGCGGGCGAGATGGGGCGTGGGTTCGCCGTTGTTGCAGGTGAGGTGCGGAAGCTCTCCGAGAACACGCGCGAGCGCCTCGAGGCGTCGGATGAGGCGATCAGTCAGCTCCTGCGCGACGTGCAGGAGATCGACAATATGCTTGCAACGAATCAGGCGTTTGAAGATCAGGTTGAGAACTTTGAGCATGGCTTCGACGGACGGATTGAAGATCTGAAGAAAAATCTTGACAGCGGGCTTGGCGCTATCCGACGTTCGACGGATTCCGTCGAGCGCATGGCGGCACTTGGCTTACGTTTGAATGAACGCTACGATGAGTTGGAGGAAGTGCTCCGCTCCATTCGATAA
- a CDS encoding IMPACT family protein — protein MTMEAYTTITGEIPTSGVSPVSYEIQRSRFLAYAIHAEDEEEVRAWLASVKKEHYEARHVPYAMVLGARADRQRSSDDGEPGGTAGSPILEAIKAREITNAAVAVVRYFGGIKLGAGGLIRAYAHAAGLGLDASPKLRMTPLHTMYVQLDYDLLAAVERYVRDAELTTGETSYADDVTLTLLVPTGDIELHQRALTDLTAGRARYQLGEQKYIAVPIP, from the coding sequence ATGACGATGGAAGCCTATACGACGATTACAGGGGAGATACCGACAAGCGGTGTCTCCCCTGTTTCATATGAGATTCAGCGCTCGCGCTTTCTCGCCTATGCCATTCACGCAGAGGACGAGGAGGAGGTGCGCGCATGGCTCGCATCCGTAAAGAAGGAGCACTACGAGGCGCGCCACGTCCCCTATGCGATGGTGCTCGGGGCGCGTGCCGACCGCCAGCGCTCGAGCGATGACGGTGAGCCGGGCGGCACTGCGGGCAGCCCCATCCTAGAGGCAATCAAGGCGCGTGAGATTACAAATGCTGCTGTCGCCGTTGTGCGCTACTTCGGCGGGATCAAGCTCGGCGCAGGCGGACTCATCCGCGCCTATGCGCATGCAGCGGGTCTCGGGCTCGATGCGTCGCCAAAGCTGCGCATGACCCCACTGCATACGATGTACGTGCAGCTCGACTACGATCTCCTCGCCGCTGTCGAGCGCTATGTGCGCGATGCAGAACTCACAACAGGCGAAACGAGCTATGCCGACGATGTCACGCTCACCCTCCTCGTACCGACGGGCGACATCGAGCTCCACCAGCGCGCACTCACCGACCTCACGGCGGGACGCGCGCGATACCAACTGGGCGAGCAAAAGTATATTGCTGTACCGATACCATAA
- a CDS encoding class I tRNA ligase family protein, whose amino-acid sequence MDRYCPQEIEEKWQKRWESAQSCHTEMDDTKPKYYVLEMFPYPSGKLHMGHVRNYSIGDVVARFRTMEGYNVLHPMGFDSFGMPAENAAIQNKVHPAQWTYANIENMERQQRALGLAYDWSREVITCREDYYRWTQWLFELFYKKGLAYKKAASVNWCDTCGTVLANEQVEDGKCWRCKSEVHKKNLAQWFFKITDYADELLADLEKLPGWPERVKTMQENWIGRSE is encoded by the coding sequence GTGGATAGATATTGCCCGCAGGAGATTGAGGAGAAGTGGCAGAAGCGCTGGGAGAGTGCGCAGAGCTGCCATACGGAGATGGATGACACAAAGCCGAAGTACTACGTGCTTGAGATGTTCCCCTATCCGTCGGGAAAACTCCACATGGGTCATGTCCGCAACTACTCGATTGGCGATGTGGTCGCACGTTTTCGGACGATGGAGGGCTACAACGTCCTGCACCCGATGGGATTCGATTCCTTTGGCATGCCCGCAGAAAATGCGGCAATCCAGAACAAGGTGCATCCCGCGCAGTGGACGTATGCGAACATTGAGAACATGGAGCGCCAGCAGCGTGCATTAGGGCTCGCGTACGACTGGTCGCGCGAGGTCATCACCTGCCGCGAGGACTACTACCGCTGGACGCAGTGGCTCTTCGAGCTGTTCTACAAGAAGGGGCTTGCGTACAAGAAGGCGGCGTCCGTCAACTGGTGCGACACGTGCGGTACGGTGCTTGCAAACGAGCAGGTAGAGGACGGCAAGTGCTGGCGCTGCAAGTCCGAGGTGCACAAGAAGAACCTCGCGCAGTGGTTCTTCAAGATCACGGACTACGCCGATGAGCTGCTTGCCGATCTTGAAAAGCTGCCGGGGTGGCCCGAGCGCGTCAAGACGATGCAGGAGAACTGGATCGGGCGCAGCGAGG
- a CDS encoding Crp/Fnr family transcriptional regulator has protein sequence MDQEALIREMESIPGKVISLHDGAYLFREGTAARYFYIVRSGHIFIVKYGESGRVLSLRLATKGSLIGELPLYEETPTYIFSALARSASEVYAIEFPVLQSYLEKHPHLSIALLKLIGLHMRKQHLKFRDLVLYGKKGALYSTLIRLANSYGMQTEEGILISVPLTNQELANYSASARESLNRMLADLKKNDVIAMRGHLILIKDIEFLKAEIHCENCGKDICNIE, from the coding sequence GTGGATCAGGAGGCGCTCATTCGGGAGATGGAGTCGATCCCGGGCAAGGTGATTTCGCTGCATGATGGTGCGTATCTGTTTCGCGAGGGCACGGCGGCACGCTATTTCTACATCGTGCGTTCGGGGCATATCTTCATCGTAAAATATGGTGAGTCGGGGCGCGTTCTCTCTCTGCGTCTCGCAACGAAGGGGAGTCTTATCGGTGAGCTGCCGCTCTATGAGGAAACCCCAACCTATATTTTCAGTGCGCTTGCACGCAGCGCCTCAGAGGTCTATGCGATCGAATTCCCAGTTCTCCAATCCTATCTCGAGAAGCACCCGCATCTATCAATTGCGCTCCTCAAGCTGATCGGACTGCACATGCGCAAGCAGCATCTGAAGTTCCGCGACCTCGTGCTCTACGGGAAGAAGGGTGCGCTCTACTCGACGCTCATCCGCCTTGCGAACAGCTATGGGATGCAGACGGAGGAGGGGATTCTCATCTCCGTGCCGCTGACGAATCAGGAGCTCGCGAACTATTCCGCATCCGCGCGCGAGAGTCTCAACCGCATGCTTGCCGATCTCAAGAAGAATGACGTGATTGCCATGCGCGGCCACCTCATCCTCATCAAGGACATCGAATTCTTGAAGGCGGAGATCCACTGCGAGAACTGCGGCAAGGACATCTGCAATATCGAATAA